TTCCGGGCCGGTGCCGTCGCCGGGCAACAGTGCTATCTTGTACTTCGCCATGGCGTAATCTCCATTGAAAATGGGGGAACGCAATCGTGGGCAGTATGAAGAGCGCACAATCCTATCACGGCGCGCGGCCCGATTTCCAAGGGTGAAATGGTCAGCCTTTGCCGTGGGGGCCGGCAAACGGACGGTTTTGCCGGGCGCGTGTTTGCGCGCGTCTCCCTTGTTCACTAGAATACCTACGGATCCTGTTCTGTCGTTGTTTTTCCAACACAACCGTGCGGGCGCGCGGCGGCGTCCGCGTTTCGCGAAAGGGTATCGAATGGGCACGACGCTCAAGGTGGGCATCATCGGTTGCGGCATGATTGCGCAACGGTTGCACGTCCCGGACATTTACACCTGCGGCATGGGCGAACTGACGGCGTTCTGCGACCTGATTCCGGCGAAGGCGCAGGCGCTTGCCGCGCAGTACGGCGCCGGCGCCAAGGTCTACACGGACTACCGCGCGCTGTTGCGCGATGACCGGGTCGAGGCCGTCGTCGTGGCGCTTCCGAACGTGCTGCACGGTCCGGTGACCATTGCGGCGGCGAAAGCGGGCAAGCATGTGCTCGTCGAAAAGCCGATGGCCACGAGTCTGGCCGAGGCGCAGCGGATGATCGACGCGGCGAAGCGCGCGGGCACGAAACTCATGGTCAACCAGAGTCAGCGGCTGTTCCCCGAGCACCGCAAGGCGCGGGAAGTCGTCGCGAGCGGCATCCTGGGCAAGATCCTGCACGTGAGCGCCATGTTCGGCCACGCCGGGCCGGAACACTGGAGCCCGGCGGGCAAGTGGTTCTTCCGGAAGAAACAGGCGCGGTTCGGCGCGATGGCGGACCTCGGCGTGCACAAGGCGGACCTGGTGCGGTTCTTGACGGGCAAGGAAGTGGCGGAGATCAGCGCGTTTCACGAGCGGCTCGAGAAGAAGAACAGCGATGTCGAGGATAATTTCGTGTCGTGCCTGAAGTTCGCGGACGGCACGCTCGGCACCTTGTCGGCGTCGTGGACCGTGAAGGGCGCCTCGGCCGAGTATACATTCCTGCATTGCGAGAATGGCACGCTGCGGGTCAGCGTCGTGCCGGGCAAGCCGGTCATCGCGAACCTGGTCAGCCCGGAATGCGAGATCGTGTTTGAGCCGCCGGCGCCGGTCGTGCGCTACCCCGGTTCGTGGGGCATCGATGCGGGCGGCGCGTTCGTGCGCGCGGTCCTCGGCCTCCAGGAACCCTATTGTACCGGCGAAGAGGGCAGGAAGGCCCTCGCCATCATCCTGGCCGCCGAAAAGGCGTCGCTCACGGGGCGGCGCGTTCGCGTGCCGCATTGAGCGGAGCCTCGCATGGAGACCACCATCCTCAACGTGGCGCTGGGCGCGCGCTCTTATCCCATCCACCTCGGCGTGAACACGCTCGAACGGTTGCCCGCGCTCCTGAGGGAGTCGGGCGCGCGTGGCGGGGTCGGGCTGGTCACGGATGCCAATGTGGGCCGGTTGTACGGCGCGCGAGTCGAAGGGCTTGTGGCGGCGGCCGGATGCCGCTGCGTGACCTGCACGCTGCCGGCGGGCGAAGAGCACAAGCGGCTGGAAGCGATTGAAAGCATCTGTGGCCGGTTCCTGGAGGGCGGGCTGGACCGGTCCGGTTGCGTGGTGGCGCTGGGCGGCGGCGTGCCGGGCGACATGGCCGGGTTTGCGGCGGCGGTGTTCATGCGCGGCATTCCTTTTGTGCAGATTCCCACGACGATCGTCGCGCAGGTCGATTCCAGCGTTGGCGGCAAGACGGGCGTGAACCATCCGCTGAGCAAGAACAGCATCGGCGCGTTTCACCAGCCGCAGGCCGTGCTCATCGATATGCAATTGCTCCGCACGCTGCCCGACCGGGAGTTGCGCGCCGGGCTGGCGGAAGTCATCAAGCACGGCATAATCGCGGATGCGGCGCTGTTCGCCTATCTGGAGGAGAACAAGGACGCCATCCTGCGCGCGGACCTTGACGCGCTGTGTTTGCCCGTGCTGCGCTCCTGCGAGATTAAGGCGGCCATTGTCGCCGAGGATGAAACGGAGCAGGGCAAGCGCGCGAATTTGAACTATGGCCATACCTTCGGCCATGCCATCGAGGCGGTCACCGGATTCACGCGGTTCCTGCACGGAGAGGCGGTGGCGCTGGGCATGTGCGCCGCGGCGCACCTGGCCCGGGGTGTTGGCATGGTGGACGACGCCTTTGTCGAGCGGCAGCGGCGGTGCGTTGCGGCGTTCGGGTTGCCCGTGGCATGGCCGGACCTGCCGGTGGAAGCGACGTTGCAGGCGATGCGTAAGGACAAGAAGGTGCGCGCGGGCGCGATGAAGTTTATCCTGCCCACTGCGTTGGGCGTTGTCGTGCAACGGACGGACATTGAGGAATCGCAGGCCCGGGCCGCCCTTCTGGCCCTGCGGCGCGTCTGACGGGAGAGTTTCATGGCCTTCGGTGGCGAAAGCGCGGAAAGTTACTACGACGAAGGGCTGACCGCCAGCATGCGGGGTGACGTGGACCAGGCGATCGTCTTTTTCAAGAAAGCCGCGCAACTGGACACGTCGTTCCTGGCCGCATTTCACCAGCTTGCCCGTTGCTACGCGCGCATCGGCAAGGCCGAGCACGCCGTCGAACTGCTGCGCCGCGTGCTGGCGCTGAACCCGAAACTGGCGCCGCCCCGAGTAGACCTGGGATTTGCCCTGCTGGAACTTGGCCATGCCGCCGAAGCGCGGATGCATTTTCAGGAGGTGCTGGCGATTAAGGAGAACGAGCCGAGGGCGCATCTCGGCCTGGCTCATTGCAGCTATGACGAATGCCAATGGGATGCGGCCGCGGAACTCGCCCGCGCTGCCGTCAACCTCGGCGGCGCCAGCTTTGCCGCGCTGTTCCTGCTCGGCCGCGCCGCCCGGCTTGCCGGATTCCTGGATGAGTCGGCGGAAGCTTTGATACGCGCCGACGCGCTGCTCGAAAAATCGTTGGAATCGAACCCGGAAGCGCCGGAGAGCTATTACCTGCGCGGGGAGGTGTGTTTCGTCAAGGAGGACTACGGCAAGGCGCTCGAATTCTATCGCGCGGCGGAAGACCGGATGGAACCGTCGCGCCGGTATACCGCCTATGGCGAGAACTTCACGCGCGTGGACGCGCTGACGAAGCGCGGACTCTGTCTCCAGCATCTGGGCCGCATCGAGAACGCGCGCGAAGTCGGGCAACAGATTCTGAGCTTCGATCCCAATCACCGTCTGGGCGCCGCGCTCGCCGCGCTGGAAAAGGGAGGCGGTGGACCATGAGCGATTTCAACGTTCAGCTGGTGCGCGAATGCTTTGAATTGCATCTATTCCAAGTGCTGCCCTACTGGCAGCATGATCCCCCCGCAAGCGGCGCATGGCCGGCCCGGCCCAGCGACTCGCCGCTTCTCCTGTTTGTCGAGAATACGCGGCCCGACGCTTTGCGGCGTGTCAATTTCCTGATCGAGCCGGGCGATGTCCCGGGGCTGCAGCGCGCCGTGGTCGAGGTGCGGGCATGGCACGCGGACCGGTTCTATCCCTCGTTGGTCGAAACGAACCCCGTTCTCGGGCATGTGGCCGGCGAGGAAACGCGCCTGCTGGCCGAGCGGGCGTTCGGCGGCCGGGATTTCGCCACGGTCCTGGTCATTT
Above is a genomic segment from Candidatus Hydrogenedentota bacterium containing:
- a CDS encoding Gfo/Idh/MocA family oxidoreductase, with protein sequence MGTTLKVGIIGCGMIAQRLHVPDIYTCGMGELTAFCDLIPAKAQALAAQYGAGAKVYTDYRALLRDDRVEAVVVALPNVLHGPVTIAAAKAGKHVLVEKPMATSLAEAQRMIDAAKRAGTKLMVNQSQRLFPEHRKAREVVASGILGKILHVSAMFGHAGPEHWSPAGKWFFRKKQARFGAMADLGVHKADLVRFLTGKEVAEISAFHERLEKKNSDVEDNFVSCLKFADGTLGTLSASWTVKGASAEYTFLHCENGTLRVSVVPGKPVIANLVSPECEIVFEPPAPVVRYPGSWGIDAGGAFVRAVLGLQEPYCTGEEGRKALAIILAAEKASLTGRRVRVPH
- the aroB gene encoding 3-dehydroquinate synthase, translating into METTILNVALGARSYPIHLGVNTLERLPALLRESGARGGVGLVTDANVGRLYGARVEGLVAAAGCRCVTCTLPAGEEHKRLEAIESICGRFLEGGLDRSGCVVALGGGVPGDMAGFAAAVFMRGIPFVQIPTTIVAQVDSSVGGKTGVNHPLSKNSIGAFHQPQAVLIDMQLLRTLPDRELRAGLAEVIKHGIIADAALFAYLEENKDAILRADLDALCLPVLRSCEIKAAIVAEDETEQGKRANLNYGHTFGHAIEAVTGFTRFLHGEAVALGMCAAAHLARGVGMVDDAFVERQRRCVAAFGLPVAWPDLPVEATLQAMRKDKKVRAGAMKFILPTALGVVVQRTDIEESQARAALLALRRV
- a CDS encoding tetratricopeptide repeat protein produces the protein MAFGGESAESYYDEGLTASMRGDVDQAIVFFKKAAQLDTSFLAAFHQLARCYARIGKAEHAVELLRRVLALNPKLAPPRVDLGFALLELGHAAEARMHFQEVLAIKENEPRAHLGLAHCSYDECQWDAAAELARAAVNLGGASFAALFLLGRAARLAGFLDESAEALIRADALLEKSLESNPEAPESYYLRGEVCFVKEDYGKALEFYRAAEDRMEPSRRYTAYGENFTRVDALTKRGLCLQHLGRIENAREVGQQILSFDPNHRLGAALAALEKGGGGP